A window of Ciconia boyciana chromosome 9, ASM3463844v1, whole genome shotgun sequence genomic DNA:
TGGATTACTGATGTCATCAATTAATTGATTTTCTAATCTAAAATGTTTGATTCAAGTTCATTTTCATTGTGCAGATAAAAATGGCAGTAATGAGCTGCATATTAGCATCACAAAAAGACTAAGTGGTCAAAGATTTCATTCTCCAAAAAGCTAAGTTCCTCTTATTAAAAAAGTGTACAAGGCAATGCAACTTCATTGTAAATACTAAAGCTGTTTCTCTCAACCTTTCGCAGCATACCTACCTTCCTCTTATTGTGATAGGTGACATAAACAACAGCTACTAAGAAGGCAACTACAAccagatgaaaaaagaaatggctgtcttcttcttcttccaacCCTGTGACAGAAACATCTTTTATCTTCTCATCAAGGGTCTTGATCTCCTCATTGTAATTACTAATGGTGTCAGAGTCATCATCTTCTGGCATCTCTAGAAGGTCTGGGCTGTATCTAGAATTCGATATCATTTCATAAGGACCATAGTCATCTCCCCCATCTGACTCCATAGTTTCTTTTATGATGGGTGGTGAACTATTTAGTGTGTCCTTCAAATCTGTTAGGAGATCCTCTTCCTCGATTTTAGTATCTTCAGAAGCATCAACATCTATTTGAGATACAGGACTAGCAGTCACCGCACGAGAGAGAACATACGGCGGAGAATCACCTTTTCCTGTAGATGGTTTTACTGCGGTCACCGAACTCATTTTAGCTGTTGTTGGGaacacctctttttttgttgggcttgcctctttttttgttggggttatACTCTGCAAGCTGTCTGTCAAATTTTGGGATCTGTTTAGTGTTTCATTCTCAgttttagaagaaatatttttttgaagcaTATCCGCTTTCACAGATTCTGAGAAAAGGATGAGAAACAGTCAATGTTAAGCACAACGCACTAACTTCCCTTGTGATACTTCAgctataaatgaaaattattgcaAGGCATTTACTTTACAGACAAGAAATCATGACGAACAGGGCATATTTCACACTGCAAACTTTTTAGAATTCATATACAGAAATACACACTCCTG
This region includes:
- the C9H5orf15 gene encoding keratinocyte-associated transmembrane protein 2 — translated: MAAAGKRGVPAGRALCLLLLCGWALAARGQEVSESVKADMLQKNISSKTENETLNRSQNLTDSLQSITPTKKEASPTKKEVFPTTAKMSSVTAVKPSTGKGDSPPYVLSRAVTASPVSQIDVDASEDTKIEEEDLLTDLKDTLNSSPPIIKETMESDGGDDYGPYEMISNSRYSPDLLEMPEDDDSDTISNYNEEIKTLDEKIKDVSVTGLEEEEDSHFFFHLVVVAFLVAVVYVTYHNKRKIFLLVQSRRWRDGLCSRTVEYHRLDQNVNEAMPSLKITNDYVF